The proteins below come from a single Necator americanus strain Aroian chromosome V, whole genome shotgun sequence genomic window:
- a CDS encoding hypothetical protein (NECATOR_CHRV.G17997.T1) has product MQDEWADSKFISNKKIGIVIKEKQHVLYSSLLKCISKEQACRRLLPEQVWRRIESGSRAICDSIRSSVSSTLRVKYDRLLGMESGNHSNNGSSPRRLHRAIDTTAPNAVNNQGARVTVLDNIHLSDNAVDFLSLGPSFSISHRIDGSTFRKVTVGLHKLRDQLRIRTRNESNHQHTAPISRRALPPTPFPRNFYKEPEPARETDTKFRILLSGVLSAYNHHRRLTLNNLTREQWQGLKEIREMTTRGDIRLSVSDKGGEFVVMSQALDRETTNLHLQDETIYRRVTEKEFLVQCKRLNHVWMTIGKSAGLDERFVSRLNLTNRPACVLQPHQNA; this is encoded by the exons ATGCAAGACGAATGGGCTGATTCTaagttcatttcaaataagaaaatag GAATTGTAATTAAGGAAAAACAGCATGTATTGTACTCATCATTGTTGaaatgtatttcgaaagaacaGGCCTGTCGTCGTCTTCTACCTGAACAAGTATGGAGGAGGATTGAAAGTGGATCTAGAGCGATCTGCGATTCTATTCGGTCTAGCGTCAGCTCGACCCTGCGCGTAAAGTACGATAGACTTTTGGGTATGGAGAGTGGAAACCATTCCAACAATGGAAGTAGTCCACGTAGACTCCACCGAGCAATTGACACAACAGCTCCAAATGCTGTTAATAATCAAGGGGCAAGAGTAACGGTACTCGACAACATTCATTTGTCCGATAATGCTGTTGACTTTCTGAGCCTTGGaccatcattttcaatttcacatcgAATCGATGGGTCAACATTCCGTAAAGTCACAGTAGGCCTCCACAAGCTTCGGGACCAGCTTCGAATCAGAACTAGGAATGAAAGTAACCATCAGCACACTGCACCTATAAGCAGAAGAGCGTTACCCCCAACACCATTTCCGCGCAACTTTTATAAAGAACCTGAACCAGCTCGCGAAACAGacacaaaatttagaattctatTATCTGGGGTGTTGTCCGCTTATAACCATCATAGACGACTCACCCTTAACAATCTTACGCGCGAGCAATGGCAGGGTTTGAAGGAAATCCGCGAAATGACTACAAGAGGGGACATACGCCTTTCAGTAAGCGATAAGGGTGGGGAATTCGTAGTCATGTCACAGGCTCTTGATCGGGAAACaacaaatcttcacttgcaagatgaaacgatctatcgccgcgtaacagagaaagaattccttgTGCAGTGCAAACGCTTGAATCATGTATGGATGACTATTGGAAAATCTGCTGGCCTTGACGAACGATTTGTTAGCCGCCTAAACTTGACAAACCGACCTGCCTGTGTTCTACAGCCTCATCAAAACGCATAA
- a CDS encoding hypothetical protein (NECATOR_CHRV.G17996.T1), with amino-acid sequence MESGNHSNNGSSPRRLHRAIDTTAPNAVNNQGARVTVLDNIHLSDNAVDFLSLGPSFSISHRIDGSTFRKVTVGLHKLRDQLRIRTRNESNHQHTAPISRRALPPTPFPRNFYKEPEPARETDTKFRILLSGVLSAYNHHRRLTLNNLTREQWQGLKEIREMTTRGDIRLSVSDKGGEFVVMSQALDRETTNLHLQDETIYRRVTEKEFLVQCKRLNHVWMTIGKSAGLDERFVSRLNLTNRPACVLQPHQNA; translated from the coding sequence ATGGAGAGTGGAAACCATTCCAACAATGGAAGTAGTCCACGTAGACTCCACCGAGCAATTGACACAACAGCTCCAAATGCTGTTAATAATCAAGGGGCAAGAGTAACGGTACTCGACAACATTCATTTGTCCGATAATGCTGTTGACTTTCTGAGCCTTGGaccatcattttcaatttcacatcgAATCGATGGGTCAACATTCCGTAAAGTCACAGTAGGCCTCCACAAGCTTCGGGACCAGCTTCGAATCAGAACTAGGAATGAAAGTAACCATCAGCACACTGCACCTATAAGCAGAAGAGCGTTACCCCCAACACCATTTCCGCGCAACTTTTATAAAGAACCTGAACCAGCTCGCGAAACAGacacaaaatttagaattctatTATCTGGGGTGTTGTCCGCTTATAACCATCATAGACGACTCACCCTTAACAATCTTACGCGCGAGCAATGGCAGGGTTTGAAGGAAATCCGCGAAATGACTACAAGAGGGGACATACGCCTTTCAGTAAGCGATAAGGGTGGGGAATTCGTAGTCATGTCACAGGCTCTTGATCGGGAAACaacaaatcttcacttgcaagatgaaacgatctatcgccgcgtaacagagaaagaattccttgTGCAGTGCAAACGCTTGAATCATGTATGGATGACTATTGGAAAATCTGCTGGCCTTGACGAACGATTTGTTAGCCGCCTAAACTTGACAAACCGACCTGCCTGTGTTCTACAGCCTCATCAAAACGCATAA